The Chitinophaga parva genomic sequence TATACAATATGGTGAGGAATACGCTTACCCGCCACCAGATCACGACCATCAGCAAGAAGAGCCCCCACGTGCTGCGCCATACGTTTGCCACCCATCTTACCAATGCCGGCGCAGATATCAATGCGGTGAAAGAACTGCTGGGGCACGCGTCCCTGGCGGCTACGCAGGTGTATACCCATAACACGATAGAGAAGCTGAAGGCCGTGCATCAGCAGGCCCATCCAAAGGCTTAAAAATTAACAAAATAAATTCCGGATGGGAACTAGAAAAGCCCATAAAGTTGTCTAAATTAGGTGTCCAAGCTCTTTACAATAACTTAACACAGCCGCCTATGACAGCATAACTGTACAAAGTGAATTCGATTGTTAATTTTTAAAACCTAAAGTGCTATGAACGTTCAGATTCAAACAGTGCATTTCGATGCAGATTCCAAACTGATTGATCATGTGACTAAAAAGATCCAGAAGCTGGACACGTTTTATGACCGCATTGTCAGTGTGGAGGTTTACCTAAAATTGGATAATATAGCGCACCAGATTAAAGACAAGATTGCCGAGATCAAAGTGCATATTCCACAACATGATTTCTTTGTAAAGCACGAGAGCAAATCCTTTGAAGAGTCCTTCTCCCTCGCATTCGATTCCCTTGTTAATCAGCTCAAACGTACCAAGGAGCGGAAATTTCAATTAAAATCTTAAAAATATTTTTGGAATTAAAATTCTCTTTACTACCTTTGCCATCCCATCAAAAAAGAGGGGGTGTTAAAGGTAGTAAAGTTCTTTGTGGTAGCGCGTTTTAGCCAGATTCAAGCATAAAAAACGAGCCCTTATAAAAGTCGCAAAAAAAGATTTTGTAGTTATCTCAAAACGATTAATTTTGCGCTCTCGTTTAACGGGTTACGAATTATAAAATGCCAGCATAGCTCAGTTGGCCAGAGCTACTGATTTGTAATCAGTGGGTCGGGGGTTCGAATCCCTCTGCTGGCTCTTTGAAAGTTTT encodes the following:
- a CDS encoding HPF/RaiA family ribosome-associated protein gives rise to the protein MNVQIQTVHFDADSKLIDHVTKKIQKLDTFYDRIVSVEVYLKLDNIAHQIKDKIAEIKVHIPQHDFFVKHESKSFEESFSLAFDSLVNQLKRTKERKFQLKS